The nucleotide sequence CTCTTAATTATCAACCTAGTTTAAGTGAAAATGCTAAATTAAATAAAACTGCTTCTGAAATAGAACCAAGTGATATCATTTTTGCTACAAGTGAAACAGATCAAGCTTATGAAGTTGAAATTGTTTCAAATTCTATTAATGATAAAACTGGAGCATTTACCGTTGAATACAAGATTAAATCAAAAAGAGCTAATTTAGATGATATTGTTTCTACTGAGGTAAGAACTGCTACTTTCAATACTTTAACTGAAAGTCAAAGATTAGACAAAGTAATCAATGATAATACAATCACTAAAGAAATTACTTATGCTAACCAAAAACCTCAAAATAAAGTTTTAGCTTCAGAAGTGACTAAACAAATGCTAAGTCCAAACCAAACATTATTAAGTGATTCAAAAGCTAAAATCGAAATTACTAATGTCAAAGTAGATCCAAATAATAATCAACAAGTAATTGTTACTTATAATTTAACTTCTACTAAAGATAATTTAAGTGACGTTACTTCAAGTGTAATTAAAGAAATTACAATTGGTGGTTTCCAAGGTCCAATTGATAGAGAAAAAGAAATAATTGATGCTTACACCAATAATGAATTTGTTGGTTTAGGAGATACAAATCAATTAGCTTCTGCTTTCAATAACGCTTCTAAGTATAATGAAATTAACTTAACTTTCAAAACTCCAGATAATCACTCTAACGAAAGAATTAGCATCACTAGTGTAAGTGGTTATAATGATGTAATTGGAGCTTTAAAAGTTCAATTTAAAGTTATTAGTAACAAAAACGGTCAAGATGTAGTTTCAGAACCAAAAGAAATTATTATTAATAATTATTTAACCGAAAAAGGTAGATTAGACAATTTACGTAAGCAAATGTATAATCAAAATATTAATGTTGATTATCCACAAAAATCATTATTAATACCTTCAAAAGCAACCGCTAATAATAATTTAAGTAATTTCTACTATACTCAAAGCACTCAAAATAAAGCTGAATTAATCAATGTTTCTAAAGTAAGTGTAGATGATGATGCAGGAATTGCTAATATTGCAGCTCAACTTAGATCAATCAAGACTCAAGCTCAATTAATTTCTAATTGAGAAGTTGATCCTAATACTTCTTTTGCAAATCCTGTTTCAGATAATACTGATTTAGGTTCTATTAGTTTATCTGGCTTTAGAACTAAAGCAGAGCAAGATAGAATTGATCGTGAAGCAGAAAAAGCACGTTTAAATAATTTAACTGTTACATTAGATTATGAAAACAAAATCGCAACCTTACCTTCAGATGCGGTTATTAAAAAAGTAATTGCAACTATCCAAGAAGCTAATCCGGAAGCTAGAGTTGTAATTGATGAAATTAATGCAAGACATGAAATTGAAGGTTATATTGGAGTTAAATACCATTTAGTTTCTCAAAAAAGCGATGAAATTTATCAAAATGTAACATCAGATGATAAATATGTTCAAATTAAAGGCTTTAAAACTGAACAAATGCGTCTTGATGAAATTATTCAAAATTTAGAAATTGAAGCTGGAATCAAAAACCTTACAAGCGAGCAATATAATAAATCAACTGCATCAAAATTATTAAAAGACTTAATTTTAAATAAATTAGCATCTAATCAAGATCCAAGCTACAACTTAAAAGTAGTAGATAAATCAGCTAATGATAACACAGCTCAAATTAGTTATACTTGACAAATTGTTTCTAATAGAGGTGTGGTTAATTCACAAAATTTAAACACTGTAACTTCAAGTAAACAATATAACAAATCAGGTACTTTAAGTGGTTTTAAAACTTTAGCTCAAATTGAGAAAGAAAGATTAGATTCTCTTGATTTTACTGACAAAAATGAAAATGGAATCATTTATCACATTGATTATCAAAATAAAGCAAATGAACAAGCTTCAAGTTTAACAGATGCAACTACTAATTGAACTTGAGATACCTTTAATAATGATAATTATGAGTTTATTAATCAAAAAATTCTTGGTTACAATGATTTAACTGGTGAAATTCGTTTAAGTTTCCAAATTAGATCAACTAAACCAGATTTTGCTTCTGTAGTTTCTGATACTAAAGAAATTATTCTTAATGGTTTTGAAACAGAATTACAAAGATTAAATAAGTTAGTTGATACTGATCCATATAATATTTCATTAAATAGCACTGTTGATAAAGCAAATCAAAAAGCTTCAAATTTAACTAAAGATAGTTTTAGTGCTTCAATTAAAGAAAATGGTGATAGCACAAGCAATCGCATTTCTGATTTACTTTTAACAGATGCTAATGATAATACAGGTCAAATTGGAGTTAAATACAAATTAATTTCAAATAGACAAGTAAATACTGATCAAAACAATTTGAAAAAATTAGTAAGTAATTGAAAAGAAACATTTAATGAACAACAGGTAATTTCTAAAGAATCAAATCCTATTAATTTTGATGGCTTTTTAACTAATGCTAAAGAAGAAGAAAGAAGAATCGAAGGTTTATTACCGCAAATTGTGCTTGATTTTGAAAATCGTGATCAATACTTACCACTTTATAATGAAAGTGATGTAATTGCTTCAAAAGTAATTGTTAAATTAAACAACAATGAAACTTTAGAACAAAATCACATGAAAATTAAAGAAAATTCATTAACTATTACTGAGCGTGATGACCGTGAAGGATATATTAAAGTAACTTATACCTTGCAATCAACTAAAGAAGGTTTAGAAGGTGTAGAAATTATTGTTAATGAAACAAGAAGTGCTAACACTAATAAATTAAGTGGCTTTAAAACTGAATTACAAAGATTAAAAGATCTTGTTCTTGATTTTAATAATAATGTTAGTGATAAAAATCAAAAACAAGCTTCAGATACTACAATTGTTATTGATAATTTAAATCAAAATGATGCCAAAACTGCTAATATTACAATTAATAACAAAACCCGTGATGACAGAAACGGTACTTTAAGTGTTACTTATAGCGTTTATTCAACAAGAGATGGTTTAAATGACATTCATGTTGATGATAAAACATTCACTATCAATGGATTTTTAACTGAGCAAGAAAGAATTGATGCTTTATTAACAAATGATACAATTCAGGCACATGCGGAATATAAATTAGATAATCAAGCCCAAATTTTACCTTCAGAATTATTAGCTAATAAAGAAGAGGTGTTAAATAATCTAAGTACATATTTTGATACAAACTTAGATAATGAGGCAATTAATCAAGCTAATTTAAAAATTATTGATTTAACTGCTAACGATATTGATGGCTCAATTAGCTTTAAATATAAAATTGCTTCAACTAAGGAAAACTTAACTGATATTGAATCACAAAGCTTTGAAACTATTACTTTAAGTGGTTTCTTAAACCAATTAGACAAATACAAAAAAGAGGCTAAAAAAGCAGTTGATGCACTTGATAACTTAAGTGAAAACGAAAAAGCTCTATTTAAAGATAATATTGATAAAAGTACTACTAAAGAGCAAGTTGATAATATCCTTAATAAAGCTAAAATTACTGATTTAATCAATCAAATTGATAAAACCTATCCATATTTAAATCCAAAACAAAAAGCAGATTTAAAAGATAGTTTAATTAATGCTCCAGATTACAATCAAGCTCTTAAAAACTTCGAAGCATATAGTTCAATTAATGACAAAATGAAGAAATTGAATGATTTAATTAATCACTATGATCAATTAATTGCTGATCAATCTAATGTTAAATATCATAAAGCAGATAATAAAACTCAATTTGATGAAATATTAAACAAAGCCAAAGAATTAAGCCAGTCTACAACTGATAATGGACTAGATAATAATCAATTTAATTTAGATAATTTAATTGATAATCACACTAATAAGTATTCTTTAGACGGCGCTTACCAAAGATTAAATGGTAAAGAAGTTGTTTTAATTGAAAAAATTAAAGAAACTGATTATTTATTAACAAATAATGAGAAAAATCAATCAATTGCACAAGTTAATAAAGTTGCTGAAAATAATAAAACTAATAATCTTGAGCAAGAACAAAAAGCTTTAGATGAAATTCAAAATCAAATGGATGAAATTCAAAGACAAAAAGAAGCTTTAATTGATTATATTAATCAGGATGTAATTAATAATCAAAGTAATTTAATTAATCAAAGTCAAAAAGATCACTTAATTAATCAAATTAAAACTAGTGACTTAAATGAAGCAAAAACCAATAAAGATATTGCTGATCAGTTAAATGATTTACTCAATCAAATTAAAGAATTAACAGATAAATATCCTGATGTGATTAATAGTTATAAATATCAACGTGCAGATCAAGATAAAAAAGACGCTTATGATAAAGCAATTTCTAATGGTAAAAAATTAATTAATAATGAAACTCCAAATGGTTATAATAGTGCAAATACTTCAGTTTCTGAAACTCAAGAAATTTTAGATAAAATTAAACAAGCCTTGAAAGCAATTGATGATGAAGCTAAGGAAATTGAGGATGCTAAGAAAATTAATGATCTATATGAGAAATTAAATGCCAAAATTATTGAATATCAAAAAGATGTTGATAATAAAGAATTACCAAAAGAAATTCAAGACATTTTAGATGAATTAGTTAACTATGGCGAAGATATTAAAAACATTAATAAATTGATTGAATTAGTTGAACAAGGTAAATTACTTAAATCATTACACGAACAATGAAATAATTCAGATGTTAAAAATCCTGATACTGCAAAAGCAATTCAAGACTTGAATGCTAAAATTAATTCAGTTACTGAATTAATTAATTTAGTGAAATCAAGCAATTTAAATAGCAAATTAGATACAAGCAAAAATTTTGTTATAAATCAGAATCAATATAATATAAATTTTGCAGAAGCTGAAATAAGTTATTTTGACGCTCTTAAAAATGTGGATAAAACTAAATTTATTGATGCAACTAATAAGTTAGAACAATTAAATCAAACTAAGTTTGTTGAATTTGCTAATAGTATCTTAAATACTTCATATTTTGATACTTATAAACCAGAAAGCAATTTAAACAAAAAATTAATTCAAGAATTATTAAAACTTAATTATGATCCATTAAATAAAATTGAAAAATCATTATTTGAAACACTATTAAGAGAAAAAGGAGATATTAAAGACAAATTAAGTTGACTTTGATATTTAGCTTTAGGTTTAAGCACAACTCTTGCAGCTATAACGATTCGTATTTTAGTTAAAAAAGAAAAAAATAATTCTTAATTTTAAATTAAAAAATATCCTAATTTTGACAATTTTGAAGCTTACTATATATGAAAAGCAAATTTAAAAACAAGGGATGACTCTATTTTGTATGGTATTCGTTGTTTTTTTAGTTTCAAAAGTGTCAAACTTAGGAAGAACAAGGAAAATGAAAATATTATTGAATTTCTTGATACTAAAGACTTAATTGCTTCACTTAATGACTTACAAAAATTAACTAAAACAGATAAGTGAAATAAATTCACTAAAGAACAAAAAGATGCTATTAATGCTGCAATTAAGAATTCAATAACATCTTAGATAATCTTGATAAACATACAAATGGCTATCTTAAAGAACAAACTCATTTACTTAATACAAAAGTAAATAGCAAAATTTGACTATTACTAATCCTTACCGCTGGTACAATTGCCACAATGGGACTTATATTAATTATTCTTGCTCTTAAGAGAAGAAAAGTGGAATATGAATATTAATGTGGATACTCTCTAATTAAAAGAGAAATGTCAGTTATCTAACTATAGATAACTGCTTAAAAACCAAAAATTTATAATATAATTTATATTATGAAAAATGTTATAGATTTAATAAGTATTAAAAACAAGGTGTCCAATATATATATATATATATAGAAACCACACTTTAACTTATTTACATAATAACTTCAATTTAAATCCACTTTTTCATTTTGTTAATTCATTTAAAAATAAGAAAAAGTTGAGTGCTTAGCATTCAACTTTTTTGTCTATTCCTAGAATATGAAAATTAAAGTCTTTGAAGCTTTTGCTGGTATTGGCGCACAGCATAAAAGCATTTCGTGAGTTAACAAGCAAATAAAGAGTGAATTTGAAGTAGTAGCCACATCAGATTGAGATATAAGAGCGATTATTTCTTATGCATCAATTCATAATGGCTTAAGTGAAGCAAAAATTGAAAAAGTATGCAAAAATAAGTTTGATTCTGAAGCAAAAATTGATGAGTATTTATCACAAAGGATTTTTAGCAGTAACTCTAAAACCCCTATAAAATACATTAAAAGATTACCAATTGAAACTAAGAAGGTATTAGTTGTAGCAAATTCTTTAAATAACAATTTCCCTGACATTAATGCTGTCTCAGGAGAAATTTTAGATTTGCATGAAATTGATCTACTTACTTATTCATTTCCTTGTCAAGGGCTTTCAGTAGCTAATATGGGGCGTTCTAAAGGGATTAATGATGCTTCAAGCACAAGCCATTTAGTTTGGCAAATTGGAAAGATTTTAAAGCAAGCTAAAAATAAGCCTAAATATTTACTTTTAGAAAATGTTAAAAACTTAGTTAATCAATACCATGCTGAATATGAGCAATGAAAAGATCAATTGAAAAAATTAGGTTATAAAACTTTCACAGCAGTGTTTAATGCTAATGATTTTGGATCGCTCCAAAAAAGAGAAAGGGTTTTTGTTATTAGTGTGCTTAAAAGCATCAAAACCCCTTTTAAAAATGATGCTCAGTACAAAGAATACTTGCTTTCTTTAGGTAGCAAGTATAAATTAACTAGCTTAGAGCAAAGGAAAAAAGAGTATCATAAAATCTTTGATTTAAATAATAAAAATCTTGAAGAGCTAAACAACTATTTAGTTAATAACACACCTTCTAGAGTCAGAATGATTAATGAAGGAAGAGATCTGAATGACCTAGAATTTGCACATAAAAACAAATACACCATTAATACACTAACTACTAAGCAAGATCGGATTCCAAATATCGGATATTTAAATTTAAAAGCAAATAACTCTAAAAAGCTCGATTATAGGTTTGTTTCACCAAGAGAAAGCTACAAAATTATGGGATTTGAAGATAAGGATTTTGACAAGCTAAAACCATTTATAAATAGCGGGATTTTAACTAAAGAAGCATTATGAAGACAAGCAAGAAATTCAATTGATGTAAATGTTTTAAAAAGGATTTTTGAAGCAATTTG is from Mycoplasmopsis pullorum and encodes:
- a CDS encoding lipoprotein 17-related variable surface protein, yielding MLEIEDDYVVVVEFETVDNPNFKWNGKTSVPTFLGGAYTLFDVGYNSGFEGESGFIIRSERAKSTQYKFRIKERVGSSDSNFYLPKSFKRREDNEIDEKLYEVGVYYTNQGGTEIKLFDLDRIQYNKIKNATEYYSEYNLNLALGDIDPNTLKIKAIIKDTNFSNQWKIAEAQLSSTDKDSEGFYVFDDLVYTPLVTDRLRIEQMLQTEFPNLSGWVSDLVQNFISNEFKSRGENTSESDVWFNDHKSTSIPDDKKYVYTFMKVLRLMIPMIQFAAEVDETYYSDTNKALSNDENKLISQLNFAYSSTQDLKDMVVKLHNYLSTGKNALKNNQPLPEGQKSATEWGIKLKSILDDENPGFNHKKYDQEVAKLDGYKVVNNTASGNIYNIATSEFKNTYSDLYESLSQKEKDNLYKLFKDKAIEIINNQFTLTSTNNGIDNLIETNSTANLDKLREFQATVADAIQKRKYLNDYVTWIKNNLKDAGEWKETVSKNTLSTREGEEGQEEYNKFIDAFDNAEYQQIFLNDPAKQFLSNYDKFNNFKTKLENGLTTLTETLQALDGNKNQAKKAVESFVFVQGSEAERQQFNTLITESPNNYQANDGVVTNTNWTSNNQKLANQINTIFDKAKNNLTAKLNELTNLTQNERDQYIQLVNDAQLNPISTEFSKFGNDANLKLIYDRAVLVDYIRSLTNLTTKQKQALIDQINVADSNNSNYVNPENYETFKTNVTNLDTQMKALRDYYNKLPDSLKPNASGEITDELYVYEKTQSEKDNYKNLIEKTKTVVDDSDNTPITNSEEIQTLLRNLEDAKSKLDGSSSYLPRQNELKYMTVELKQQLLKEIDAMTGGDSAKEDQFKKVKALDQYIGLELKKINEWQTNYVVDSNVGYKNAIDSLKTAANNLSDKLTTAYNLNLQDGNENKDKFSKVEQSDPNNYSGLYTKALTNFQALKRELSQLKDKLAESTRLYSLDINHINNDRTLFATNVAKNYATDKSPFSVTINSNDPQATIENIKVIAANDVDGKLEITYEIVSNKANLTDVKTKVQTYIFKSDTNDNYQTEKQRLNTIANSFNQDQSKINRSFTVANEFANSETAKNKDNYSYPSATNQNLTFDITEINPEADYGRSTLNFTLTSTKTKEDLFWRSDNNLADITYTAPKSDANSVIITGFKNSEKTRLDGLSGYTIDRINKSEILASKVTLNDLDSDKWNWNPETDGQYSFVDKRIVAYNDITGEIKLGFKLQSTKDNLQNIKSEEKFVTISGFKTELDRINELVTNTPPASVISQKSGTTNKKPSNLTSTDFVINVPNSLANENVQIDSNLTLNPNDGAGEIKVAYTLISTRNDLVSDNWEPANTNLDPIKSKQSNNATFAGYSTSQVEEINRLNALTVSYENKNAQLMPSEISATNIDSALAVVLPENSEAKVVDLTVTNQNDRSGNLIISYKLRSTKENLTDAETAVKTYTFKLETNDKYKTEQERIDALNYQPSLSENAKLNKTASEIEPSDIIFATSETDQAYEVEIVSNSINDKTGAFTVEYKIKSKRANLDDIVSTEVRTATFNTLTESQRLDKVINDNTITKEITYANQKPQNKVLASEVTKQMLSPNQTLLSDSKAKIEITNVKVDPNNNQQVIVTYNLTSTKDNLSDVTSSVIKEITIGGFQGPIDREKEIIDAYTNNEFVGLGDTNQLASAFNNASKYNEINLTFKTPDNHSNERISITSVSGYNDVIGALKVQFKVISNKNGQDVVSEPKEIIINNYLTEKGRLDNLRKQMYNQNINVDYPQKSLLIPSKATANNNLSNFYYTQSTQNKAELINVSKVSVDDDAGIANIAAQLRSIKTQAQLISNWEVDPNTSFANPVSDNTDLGSISLSGFRTKAEQDRIDREAEKARLNNLTVTLDYENKIATLPSDAVIKKVIATIQEANPEARVVIDEINARHEIEGYIGVKYHLVSQKSDEIYQNVTSDDKYVQIKGFKTEQMRLDEIIQNLEIEAGIKNLTSEQYNKSTASKLLKDLILNKLASNQDPSYNLKVVDKSANDNTAQISYTWQIVSNRGVVNSQNLNTVTSSKQYNKSGTLSGFKTLAQIEKERLDSLDFTDKNENGIIYHIDYQNKANEQASSLTDATTNWTWDTFNNDNYEFINQKILGYNDLTGEIRLSFQIRSTKPDFASVVSDTKEIILNGFETELQRLNKLVDTDPYNISLNSTVDKANQKASNLTKDSFSASIKENGDSTSNRISDLLLTDANDNTGQIGVKYKLISNRQVNTDQNNLKKLVSNWKETFNEQQVISKESNPINFDGFLTNAKEEERRIEGLLPQIVLDFENRDQYLPLYNESDVIASKVIVKLNNNETLEQNHMKIKENSLTITERDDREGYIKVTYTLQSTKEGLEGVEIIVNETRSANTNKLSGFKTELQRLKDLVLDFNNNVSDKNQKQASDTTIVIDNLNQNDAKTANITINNKTRDDRNGTLSVTYSVYSTRDGLNDIHVDDKTFTINGFLTEQERIDALLTNDTIQAHAEYKLDNQAQILPSELLANKEEVLNNLSTYFDTNLDNEAINQANLKIIDLTANDIDGSISFKYKIASTKENLTDIESQSFETITLSGFLNQLDKYKKEAKKAVDALDNLSENEKALFKDNIDKSTTKEQVDNILNKAKITDLINQIDKTYPYLNPKQKADLKDSLINAPDYNQALKNFEAYSSINDKMKKLNDLINHYDQLIADQSNVKYHKADNKTQFDEILNKAKELSQSTTDNGLDNNQFNLDNLIDNHTNKYSLDGAYQRLNGKEVVLIEKIKETDYLLTNNEKNQSIAQVNKVAENNKTNNLEQEQKALDEIQNQMDEIQRQKEALIDYINQDVINNQSNLINQSQKDHLINQIKTSDLNEAKTNKDIADQLNDLLNQIKELTDKYPDVINSYKYQRADQDKKDAYDKAISNGKKLINNETPNGYNSANTSVSETQEILDKIKQALKAIDDEAKEIEDAKKINDLYEKLNAKIIEYQKDVDNKELPKEIQDILDELVNYGEDIKNINKLIELVEQGKLLKSLHEQWNNSDVKNPDTAKAIQDLNAKINSVTELINLVKSSNLNSKLDTSKNFVINQNQYNINFAEAEISYFDALKNVDKTKFIDATNKLEQLNQTKFVEFANSILNTSYFDTYKPESNLNKKLIQELLKLNYDPLNKIEKSLFETLLREKGDIKDKLSWLWYLALGLSTTLAAITIRILVKKEKNNS
- the dcm gene encoding DNA (cytosine-5-)-methyltransferase, coding for MKIKVFEAFAGIGAQHKSISWVNKQIKSEFEVVATSDWDIRAIISYASIHNGLSEAKIEKVCKNKFDSEAKIDEYLSQRIFSSNSKTPIKYIKRLPIETKKVLVVANSLNNNFPDINAVSGEILDLHEIDLLTYSFPCQGLSVANMGRSKGINDASSTSHLVWQIGKILKQAKNKPKYLLLENVKNLVNQYHAEYEQWKDQLKKLGYKTFTAVFNANDFGSLQKRERVFVISVLKSIKTPFKNDAQYKEYLLSLGSKYKLTSLEQRKKEYHKIFDLNNKNLEELNNYLVNNTPSRVRMINEGRDLNDLEFAHKNKYTINTLTTKQDRIPNIGYLNLKANNSKKLDYRFVSPRESYKIMGFEDKDFDKLKPFINSGILTKEALWRQARNSIDVNVLKRIFEAIWNIHLLNSKEDKNGEKK